From the genome of Leptodactylus fuscus isolate aLepFus1 chromosome 1, aLepFus1.hap2, whole genome shotgun sequence, one region includes:
- the LOC142195178 gene encoding thymosin beta-10-like has protein sequence MEGKPDLGEIGRFDKSKLKKTETHEKNTLPTKETIEQEKQN, from the exons ATGGAAGGTAAGCCAGATCTGGGAGAAATCGGCAGGTTCGACAAGTCCAAACTAAAGAAAACCGAGACCCATGAGAAGAACACGCTGCCTACTAAAGAGA CCATCGAGCAAGAGAAACAAAACTGA